The following are encoded together in the Xanthobacter autotrophicus Py2 genome:
- a CDS encoding hypothetical protein (KEGG: fjo:Fjoh_3632 hypothetical protein), giving the protein MTNPADIRDLLVRFTGPDLTQTLARIESKVRGVAAKDCVGFLEGAGVGREALAAAAEMKRLAGQINVTIHALGILLCLPHILEPDERVEYVSLGAGNTGRDFDLETNLRVAEFKFIRWRGGAESIRQNSVFKDYLLLAEHPTAKRKYLYLLGTEHALRFLRGGRALSSVLSRNDKLHKMFVDRFGETFRTVGDYYAVHASAVHIEDVSPWLSELAEELIAEPDAGADD; this is encoded by the coding sequence ATGACGAATCCCGCGGATATTCGCGATCTGCTGGTGCGGTTCACGGGGCCCGACCTGACGCAGACGCTTGCGCGGATCGAGAGCAAGGTGCGCGGCGTGGCGGCGAAGGACTGCGTAGGCTTTCTTGAGGGCGCTGGCGTGGGTCGGGAGGCGTTGGCCGCGGCGGCCGAAATGAAGCGCCTGGCCGGGCAGATCAATGTGACCATCCATGCGCTCGGCATCCTGCTCTGCCTTCCGCACATCCTCGAACCGGATGAGCGGGTCGAATATGTATCGCTCGGAGCCGGGAATACCGGGCGCGATTTCGACCTGGAGACCAACCTGCGGGTCGCCGAGTTCAAATTCATTCGGTGGCGCGGCGGCGCGGAGTCGATCCGCCAGAATTCTGTGTTCAAGGATTATCTGTTGCTCGCGGAGCATCCGACCGCGAAGCGAAAATATCTCTATCTGCTGGGGACCGAGCACGCGCTCAGATTCCTGCGGGGCGGTCGCGCCCTGTCGAGTGTGCTGAGTCGCAACGACAAGCTGCATAAGATGTTCGTCGACCGCTTTGGCGAGACTTTCCGGACGGTCGGGGATTATTACGCGGTCCATGCCAGTGCGGTGCATATCGAGGATGTCTCGCCGTGGCTTTCGGAGCTAGCGGAAGAGTTGATCGCGGAGCCGGACGCTGGCGCCGACGACTAG
- a CDS encoding mercuric reductase (TIGRFAM: mercuric reductase~PFAM: FAD-dependent pyridine nucleotide-disulphide oxidoreductase; glucose-inhibited division protein A; pyridine nucleotide-disulphide oxidoreductase dimerisation region; alkylmercury lyase~KEGG: sal:Sala_2512 mercuric reductase MerA) codes for MNDCCTSSASRDKATVSTSATVPSLAVRPGVTFPDWSVVSSPVVKEALLAMVGSDHVLNRWSGYEAATDRVRVALLQLYAEHGRAPTPSALAKRAGLSEEAVRALLEELRRRDLVVLDGDMIVGAYPFTDRDTGHRVTLDGRTLTAMCAVDALGIGAMTDQDISIVSRCRHCGAPVRITTQERGRALADVEPTTAVVWLSVHYEGGCAANSLCTATSFFCSDDHLAAWRRQRPADEPGFRLSIEEALEAGRAIFGPSLAGIGTIAGHGNNAAETQGEPQSSGDTASPDRPVTHRRLGTNGRNNGSYDLAIIGAGSAGFSAAITAADQGAQVALIGSGTIGGTCVNIGCVPSKTLIRAAETLHNARAAARFAGITAEAELTDWGGTVRQKDALVSELRQAKYADLLPAYNGIAYREGPARIVDGGVQVDGTFVSAGKIIIATGARPAVPVIPGIETVPYLTSTTALDLEALPRSLLVIGGGYIGAELAQMFARAGVEVTLVCRSRLLPEAEPEIGTALTGYFMDESIAVISGITYRTIRKTADGVALTVHRDGKDVTIDADQVLVATGRAPNIEGLGLAEHGIALSPKGGIFVDDRMRTTRSGVYAAGDVTGHDQFVYMAAYGAKLAAKNALNGDSLRYDNSAMPAIVFTDPQVASVGLTEAAARTAGHAVRVSTIGLDQVPRAIAARDTRGLIKLVADAGSGRLLGAHILAPEGADSIQTAALAIRHGLTVDDLADTLFPYLTTVEGLKLAALAFDKDVAKLSCCAG; via the coding sequence ATGAACGATTGCTGCACATCCTCCGCGTCCCGCGACAAGGCGACGGTTTCTACATCCGCAACGGTGCCGAGCTTGGCCGTGCGGCCGGGTGTGACGTTTCCGGACTGGTCGGTGGTTTCGTCACCCGTGGTGAAGGAGGCCCTGCTGGCCATGGTCGGCTCCGACCATGTGCTCAACCGCTGGAGCGGCTACGAGGCGGCCACGGATCGCGTGCGCGTTGCGTTGCTACAGCTCTACGCCGAACACGGGCGAGCCCCGACCCCAAGCGCGCTTGCCAAGCGTGCGGGGCTGAGCGAGGAAGCCGTCCGTGCGCTGCTCGAAGAGCTCCGCCGTCGCGACCTCGTCGTACTCGATGGCGACATGATTGTCGGCGCGTATCCCTTCACCGACCGCGACACCGGCCACCGGGTCACACTGGACGGACGCACTCTTACTGCGATGTGCGCGGTCGACGCGCTCGGCATCGGCGCTATGACCGACCAAGACATCTCGATCGTCTCGCGCTGCCGCCACTGCGGCGCGCCGGTCCGGATCACCACGCAGGAACGGGGCCGGGCTCTGGCCGACGTTGAGCCGACGACGGCCGTCGTATGGCTCAGCGTCCATTACGAAGGCGGATGCGCTGCGAACTCGCTGTGCACTGCAACATCCTTCTTCTGTTCCGACGATCACCTCGCCGCGTGGCGCCGGCAGCGTCCTGCAGACGAGCCGGGATTCCGGCTGTCGATCGAGGAAGCTCTCGAAGCAGGTCGGGCGATCTTCGGGCCCAGCCTTGCCGGAATCGGCACAATCGCCGGCCACGGCAACAACGCGGCCGAGACACAAGGTGAGCCTCAATCGTCGGGCGATACGGCATCGCCGGACAGGCCCGTGACGCATCGGCGCCTTGGCACGAATGGCCGCAACAATGGTTCCTACGACCTTGCCATCATCGGCGCCGGCTCGGCCGGCTTCTCGGCCGCGATCACGGCAGCCGATCAGGGCGCCCAGGTGGCCCTCATCGGCAGCGGCACCATCGGCGGCACCTGCGTCAATATCGGTTGCGTGCCGTCGAAGACGCTGATCCGCGCCGCCGAGACGCTCCACAATGCCCGAGCCGCGGCACGTTTCGCCGGCATCACGGCCGAGGCCGAACTGACCGACTGGGGCGGAACCGTCCGTCAGAAGGACGCGCTGGTTTCGGAGCTACGTCAGGCCAAGTACGCCGACCTGCTCCCGGCTTACAACGGCATCGCCTATCGCGAAGGGCCGGCGCGCATCGTGGACGGCGGCGTCCAGGTGGACGGCACGTTTGTCTCAGCCGGCAAGATCATCATCGCGACCGGCGCGCGACCGGCCGTCCCTGTCATCCCAGGCATCGAGACCGTGCCATACCTGACGAGCACGACGGCGCTTGATCTCGAGGCGCTGCCCCGATCTCTGCTCGTGATCGGCGGCGGCTATATCGGGGCCGAACTCGCCCAGATGTTCGCCCGCGCCGGCGTCGAGGTGACGCTGGTGTGCCGCTCGCGTCTCCTTCCGGAGGCCGAACCCGAGATCGGCACGGCGCTGACGGGGTATTTCATGGACGAGAGCATCGCGGTGATTTCCGGCATCACGTACCGGACGATCCGCAAGACCGCGGACGGTGTTGCACTCACTGTCCATCGCGACGGCAAGGACGTCACGATCGACGCCGATCAGGTGCTCGTGGCGACGGGCCGCGCGCCCAATATCGAAGGTCTCGGGCTCGCCGAGCATGGGATCGCTCTCTCGCCGAAGGGCGGCATCTTCGTCGATGACCGCATGCGCACGACAAGATCGGGCGTGTACGCTGCCGGCGACGTCACCGGTCACGATCAGTTCGTCTACATGGCCGCCTACGGTGCCAAGCTCGCGGCGAAGAACGCCCTCAACGGCGACAGCCTGCGCTACGACAACAGTGCCATGCCGGCCATCGTCTTCACCGATCCGCAGGTGGCGAGCGTCGGGCTGACAGAGGCGGCTGCGCGGACCGCCGGCCACGCCGTCCGTGTCTCCACGATCGGTCTCGACCAGGTGCCGCGCGCGATTGCCGCCCGAGACACACGCGGGCTCATCAAGCTCGTCGCCGACGCTGGCAGCGGCCGGCTGCTCGGGGCGCATATCCTCGCACCGGAGGGAGCCGACAGCATCCAGACGGCGGCCCTGGCAATCCGGCACGGCCTCACCGTCGACGACCTCGCGGATACGCTCTTTCCGTATCTCACCACCGTTGAGGGCCTGAAGCTCGCGGCTCTTGCCTTCGACAAGGACGTGGCGAAGCTCTCATGCTGCGCCGGCTGA
- a CDS encoding putative ArdC antirestriction protein (KEGG: bbt:BBta_7394 putative ArdC antirestriction protein), translating into MNAAFCCASLGIVPTVRHADYIGSWLEVLREDNRAIVRAASQASKAADWLLAHLTDEDGAESVAVSTERRVAA; encoded by the coding sequence ATGAACGCGGCTTTCTGCTGCGCCTCGCTCGGCATCGTGCCGACCGTACGCCATGCCGACTATATCGGCTCTTGGCTGGAGGTGCTGCGCGAGGACAACCGCGCCATCGTCCGCGCCGCCTCGCAGGCGAGCAAGGCGGCCGACTGGCTGCTGGCGCATCTGACTGACGAGGACGGCGCTGAATCGGTTGCGGTCTCGACCGAGCGGAGGGTGGCGGCATGA
- a CDS encoding DNA repair protein RadC (PFAM: DNA repair protein RadC~KEGG: pde:Pden_1542 DNA repair protein RadC) has protein sequence MTRHLRKPASDPQPLRFSAQEQAVVYEARQILLRHLNQNPVLSSWQAVLDYCALTIRGEVERFHVLYLDRKNRLISDECLAIGTIDHVPVYPREVLRRSLALNASALIIVHNHPTHPFSVTLDHAQAR, from the coding sequence ATGACGCGACATTTGAGGAAGCCCGCCAGCGACCCGCAGCCTCTCCGGTTCTCGGCCCAGGAGCAGGCTGTCGTCTATGAAGCCCGCCAGATCCTGCTGCGCCACCTCAATCAGAACCCGGTTCTGTCCTCCTGGCAGGCGGTTTTGGACTATTGCGCCCTCACCATCCGCGGCGAGGTGGAGCGCTTCCATGTCCTCTATCTCGACCGGAAGAACCGGCTCATCTCGGACGAATGCCTCGCCATCGGTACGATCGATCATGTCCCGGTCTATCCGCGCGAGGTGCTGCGGCGCAGCCTGGCGCTCAACGCCTCCGCGCTGATCATCGTGCACAACCACCCCACTCACCCCTTTTCAGTCACGCTGGATCACGCTCAAGCACGATGA
- a CDS encoding hypothetical protein (KEGG: noc:Noc_0408 hypothetical protein): MNDIKREDRGEKAAKPGQAPLEVLVRGAEKTFDNAERLFFEAELLAKAGAVARALCLHQISLEECSRVNNLGAWAVSLVLGFEVNQKKVLAAFGRHAAKNKSNAYMLKGSEAETNAKARGDWEAAMAAFRQTQDEFHETSNRAKNASLYVDWVDGEFAAPSERITNEMLVEITERNAEFLGCAQNGLNMLRRLESAPDEMKVLLSGFVEQAEKLREEKPDDMMGAMEILLSGFLEEGKRKLKD, from the coding sequence ATGAACGATATCAAGCGAGAAGACAGGGGAGAGAAGGCTGCAAAGCCCGGCCAGGCGCCTTTAGAGGTGCTCGTCCGCGGCGCCGAGAAGACATTTGATAATGCCGAGCGCCTTTTTTTCGAGGCGGAGCTTCTGGCGAAAGCCGGTGCGGTGGCGCGTGCCCTTTGCCTCCACCAGATCTCCCTCGAGGAATGCTCGAGGGTCAACAACCTCGGCGCCTGGGCGGTCAGCCTGGTTCTTGGGTTCGAAGTCAATCAGAAGAAGGTGCTGGCCGCCTTCGGGCGTCACGCAGCTAAGAACAAATCGAATGCCTACATGCTGAAGGGCTCTGAGGCGGAAACTAATGCGAAAGCCCGTGGCGACTGGGAGGCGGCCATGGCCGCGTTCAGGCAGACCCAGGACGAGTTTCACGAGACGTCGAACCGAGCCAAGAACGCCTCACTCTATGTGGACTGGGTCGACGGGGAATTCGCCGCACCGAGCGAGCGCATCACCAATGAGATGCTGGTCGAGATTACGGAGCGAAACGCCGAGTTTCTCGGCTGTGCCCAAAACGGGCTGAACATGCTCAGGCGGCTGGAGAGCGCGCCGGATGAGATGAAGGTCTTGCTCTCGGGTTTCGTCGAACAGGCAGAAAAGCTCCGTGAAGAGAAGCCGGACGACATGATGGGGGCAATGGAGATATTGCTGTCGGGCTTCCTTGAAGAGGGAAAGCGGAAGTTGAAGGATTAA
- a CDS encoding conserved hypothetical protein (KEGG: nha:Nham_3827 hypothetical protein): MTAADWTPVFVLPNIPLETAIGCEIAALAPAHDRRVAALKRAHPTLRHFLNRFADNFGQKFEPALLILNAAAPPIFRDVTALASFRDLIALSAATHGRALELRHPRGHRVLFGEAFAIYPWMLDRHYEDVIGSTPAILGTHELSRFKGQSSPALFRTSLGESDIDQPLLAALMARWRRRYEAAEPAWEDVALMRSLNMAYHASLLPAGTDTTFYDVGRVVSLWVSAFEILVHPGGNGQANRDKVFEMIERAPWAIPESGQLAHNTGGKTKVKRTLASWLYQVLYECRNDFLHGNPVERSNLFLPTPQRTIFEYAAPLYRIALTAFLPLTYGVPMPSTKDARAFGAYIADRMDFMGPQKSAEEALLTATRPPAGRAARRARVTRPNP; encoded by the coding sequence ATGACTGCTGCAGATTGGACGCCGGTATTCGTCTTGCCGAACATTCCGCTGGAAACCGCGATCGGCTGTGAGATCGCGGCGCTCGCGCCCGCGCACGATCGCCGTGTTGCGGCCCTGAAGCGGGCGCACCCGACGCTCAGGCACTTCCTAAACCGTTTTGCCGACAACTTCGGACAGAAGTTCGAGCCCGCGCTTCTGATCCTGAACGCGGCCGCACCACCAATCTTTCGCGACGTGACGGCGCTGGCGAGCTTCCGCGACCTCATCGCACTCTCGGCAGCGACTCACGGCCGGGCGCTGGAGCTCCGACATCCGCGCGGGCATCGCGTGCTCTTCGGTGAGGCCTTCGCGATCTACCCCTGGATGCTCGACCGACACTATGAGGATGTGATCGGCAGCACGCCGGCCATCCTTGGCACGCATGAGCTCTCGCGCTTCAAGGGACAATCGTCGCCGGCCTTGTTCCGCACGTCACTCGGCGAAAGCGACATCGACCAGCCGCTCCTGGCCGCGCTCATGGCGCGCTGGCGTCGACGCTACGAAGCAGCAGAGCCCGCCTGGGAGGACGTCGCACTGATGCGCTCGCTCAACATGGCGTATCACGCCTCGCTCTTGCCGGCCGGGACGGACACGACGTTCTACGACGTCGGGCGGGTCGTTTCCCTCTGGGTCAGTGCTTTCGAGATTCTCGTGCATCCAGGCGGAAACGGCCAGGCCAACCGGGACAAGGTATTCGAGATGATTGAGCGCGCGCCTTGGGCGATTCCGGAAAGCGGCCAGCTCGCGCACAACACGGGCGGCAAGACCAAGGTAAAGCGCACACTGGCGTCCTGGCTCTATCAAGTGCTCTACGAATGCCGGAACGACTTCCTTCACGGCAATCCCGTCGAGCGCAGCAATCTGTTCCTCCCCACACCGCAGCGGACGATCTTCGAATATGCCGCACCACTCTACCGTATCGCGTTGACCGCGTTTCTCCCGCTCACATACGGGGTTCCGATGCCATCGACCAAAGACGCGCGCGCGTTCGGCGCCTATATCGCTGATCGCATGGACTTCATGGGACCGCAGAAATCCGCGGAGGAAGCGCTCCTGACCGCAACGCGCCCGCCCGCAGGCCGCGCCGCGCGCCGCGCCCGCGTCACTCGCCCGAATCCCTAG
- a CDS encoding integrase family protein (PFAM: integrase family protein~KEGG: bja:blr8174 probable site-specific integrase/recombinase), which yields MPVLTDTAIRHALRRVELSRKQENLADGEGRGTGRLVLVLKPMPKRVTADWMAQQWRDGKRTKKKIGAYPSMSLAQAREIYKRDFADVIQKGRSIKIATDTRPGTVADLFEGYVAALKEAGKPSWKETEKGLNKIADTLGRNRLAREIEAEEIIELIRPIYERGAKSMADHVRSYLHAAFSWGMKSDNDYRQQSSRRFRLPFNPATGIPTEPKVKGTRWLDEDEFVLLYRWLECPDTPVHPSYPRAVQLIMLTGQRVEEIARLHVDQWDAKERIIDWSKTKNEQPHAVPVPSLAAELIESIKPNEYGWFFPSAKDPKKPVSHGTLYSFVWRQRDRGVIPYATNRDLRRTFKTLAGKAGVSKEIRDRLQNHALQDVSSKHYDRWHYMVEKRAGMAKWDRFVRALLKKKKANNTFKQAA from the coding sequence ATGCCCGTCCTAACCGACACCGCGATCCGGCATGCACTGAGGCGCGTTGAGCTCAGCCGCAAGCAAGAGAACCTCGCCGATGGCGAAGGACGCGGCACCGGCCGTCTCGTCCTCGTTCTCAAGCCCATGCCTAAGCGTGTCACCGCCGACTGGATGGCGCAGCAGTGGCGCGACGGCAAACGCACTAAGAAGAAGATCGGTGCCTATCCGTCGATGTCGCTCGCGCAGGCCCGCGAGATCTACAAGCGCGACTTTGCCGACGTCATCCAGAAGGGCCGAAGCATCAAGATAGCCACCGATACCCGCCCCGGCACGGTCGCCGATTTGTTCGAGGGTTATGTCGCCGCGCTCAAGGAAGCCGGTAAGCCGTCCTGGAAGGAAACGGAAAAGGGCCTCAACAAGATTGCGGACACGCTCGGGCGCAACCGCCTCGCCCGCGAGATCGAGGCCGAGGAAATTATCGAGCTGATCCGCCCGATCTACGAGCGCGGCGCAAAGTCGATGGCCGACCATGTGCGCTCCTACCTTCATGCTGCCTTCAGCTGGGGCATGAAGTCCGACAACGACTATCGGCAGCAATCCTCTCGCCGGTTCCGTCTCCCCTTTAATCCCGCAACCGGCATCCCGACCGAACCCAAGGTCAAGGGCACTCGCTGGCTCGACGAAGACGAGTTCGTGCTGCTCTATCGCTGGTTGGAATGCCCTGACACGCCAGTCCATCCCTCCTATCCACGCGCCGTGCAACTCATCATGCTGACCGGCCAGCGCGTCGAGGAAATTGCGCGACTCCATGTCGATCAATGGGACGCCAAGGAGCGAATCATCGACTGGTCCAAGACCAAGAACGAACAGCCCCACGCCGTTCCGGTGCCCTCGCTCGCTGCCGAACTGATCGAGTCCATCAAGCCAAACGAATACGGCTGGTTCTTCCCTTCGGCCAAGGATCCCAAGAAGCCCGTCAGCCACGGCACGCTATACAGCTTCGTCTGGCGCCAGCGGGACCGCGGCGTGATCCCCTATGCGACGAATCGCGATCTCCGCCGGACTTTCAAAACTCTTGCCGGCAAGGCGGGTGTGTCGAAGGAAATCCGCGATCGCCTCCAAAACCACGCCCTCCAGGACGTCAGCTCCAAGCACTACGACCGCTGGCACTATATGGTCGAAAAACGCGCCGGCATGGCCAAGTGGGACAGGTTCGTTCGGGCGCTGCTCAAAAAGAAGAAGGCCAACAACACATTTAAGCAGGCCGCGTGA
- a CDS encoding pyridine nucleotide-disulphide oxidoreductase dimerisation region (PFAM: FAD-dependent pyridine nucleotide-disulphide oxidoreductase; pyridine nucleotide-disulphide oxidoreductase dimerisation region~KEGG: eli:ELI_09980 regulatory protein), translating into MAKRYDLAIIGTGTAAIVTAHRVRAAGWSVAVADFRPFGGTCALRGCDPKKMMVGGAEAADHAWRMSGRGIEGDATLDWTGLMAFKRSFTDPVPQKREKAFADKGIHAFHGHVRFIGPNALEFGGERIEADRIVIAAGAEAVPLGIPGEQHLITNEGFLELESLPERIVLVGGGYIAAEFSHIAARAGAQVTILQHGKRMLKQFDPDLVGWLMDKFSERGINVRTQAGVTAIEKVSDGYRVRADCPDGELDMDADLVVHAAGRAPALATLDLDAGSVKHHNGRLALNGFLQSVSNPAVYAAGDAAGLGPPLTPVSSHDAKVVSANLLNGNTVRPEYTGVPSVAFTIPPIAAVGMSEAKAREKGLNVRVKTERVDGWFTARQQAETVYGFKTLVDADTDRILGAHLVGPHADEVINIFALAIRQGLTAEQLKTTMFAYPSGASDIGEML; encoded by the coding sequence GTGGCGAAGAGATATGACCTTGCGATCATCGGCACGGGAACGGCTGCGATCGTAACAGCACACAGGGTTCGTGCGGCTGGCTGGAGCGTCGCCGTCGCGGACTTCCGGCCCTTCGGGGGCACCTGCGCCTTGCGCGGTTGCGATCCGAAGAAGATGATGGTCGGCGGCGCCGAGGCGGCTGATCACGCCTGGCGCATGAGCGGACGTGGAATCGAAGGGGACGCGACGCTCGATTGGACGGGACTGATGGCCTTCAAGCGCAGCTTCACCGATCCGGTACCGCAGAAGCGTGAGAAAGCCTTTGCCGACAAAGGGATTCACGCCTTCCACGGTCACGTTCGCTTTATCGGCCCGAATGCGCTCGAGTTCGGAGGAGAGAGGATCGAGGCGGACCGTATCGTGATCGCCGCCGGCGCCGAGGCCGTGCCGCTCGGCATTCCGGGCGAGCAGCACCTGATCACCAATGAAGGCTTCCTGGAACTGGAGAGCCTGCCTGAACGCATCGTCCTTGTCGGCGGCGGTTATATCGCGGCCGAGTTTTCGCACATCGCGGCGCGCGCCGGAGCACAGGTCACAATTCTTCAGCACGGGAAGCGAATGCTCAAGCAATTCGACCCCGATCTCGTCGGCTGGCTGATGGACAAGTTCAGCGAGCGCGGCATCAATGTCCGCACACAGGCAGGGGTGACCGCCATTGAGAAGGTATCAGACGGCTATCGCGTCCGGGCGGACTGTCCTGACGGCGAACTCGATATGGACGCAGATCTGGTCGTCCATGCCGCGGGTCGGGCGCCGGCGCTCGCGACGCTCGATCTCGATGCCGGGAGCGTAAAGCACCATAACGGGCGGCTGGCGTTGAACGGATTTTTGCAAAGCGTCTCCAACCCCGCGGTCTACGCAGCAGGTGATGCCGCCGGCCTAGGACCGCCGCTCACTCCGGTATCAAGCCATGACGCGAAGGTAGTCTCGGCGAACCTGCTCAACGGCAACACGGTCAGGCCTGAATACACAGGCGTTCCGAGTGTCGCCTTCACCATCCCGCCGATCGCAGCCGTCGGCATGAGCGAAGCCAAGGCGCGTGAGAAAGGCCTGAACGTTCGCGTAAAGACCGAGCGCGTGGACGGCTGGTTCACCGCACGCCAGCAGGCCGAGACGGTGTATGGCTTCAAAACGTTGGTCGACGCGGACACTGACCGCATCCTCGGCGCCCATCTTGTCGGTCCGCACGCTGACGAAGTGATCAACATCTTTGCACTGGCGATCAGGCAAGGGCTGACGGCAGAGCAGTTGAAGACCACCATGTTCGCATATCCCAGCGGCGCGTCAGATATCGGCGAGATGCTTTGA
- a CDS encoding conserved hypothetical protein (KEGG: pde:Pden_1543 hypothetical protein) has protein sequence MILLTRTQRAQLLANGRQRGVDHVPVVKFFNPFGAGVWLATELDEDGDVMFGLADVGCPELGSWSFSELESIRLPFGMGIERDLLFTGDFPISVWAEAARAAGSARGAERRLYTRARDDAGSALKAADTETRKD, from the coding sequence ATGATCCTCCTGACCCGCACCCAGCGTGCGCAGCTCCTCGCCAATGGCCGGCAGCGCGGCGTCGATCACGTTCCCGTCGTCAAATTCTTCAATCCCTTCGGCGCGGGCGTCTGGCTCGCGACCGAACTCGATGAGGACGGCGACGTCATGTTCGGCCTGGCCGATGTCGGCTGCCCCGAACTCGGAAGCTGGAGCTTCAGTGAACTCGAATCGATCCGGCTGCCCTTCGGCATGGGCATCGAGCGCGACCTGCTCTTCACCGGCGATTTCCCGATCTCGGTCTGGGCCGAGGCGGCCCGGGCCGCCGGCAGCGCCCGCGGGGCCGAGCGCCGTCTCTACACCCGCGCTCGCGACGATGCCGGATCGGCCCTGAAAGCCGCCGATACGGAAACCCGGAAAGACTGA
- a CDS encoding hypothetical protein (KEGG: rso:RS02018 hypothetical protein) produces MRAVQTISGAEARALIESQLAAHGNGVLSILAQYRRDEAVAAWHETIRAVEEFINLPKFGIPDDRLRAWLCAVRLDDAFVANPGPTWLAVRQALAPHLEAPVISRFTRIMLYAGAMGAAFAAHGVDARSAAITLDTVGRAVDYFQSRRRHFVSLLYTMPYACSGSLVLQPYDALTVLMPQVEHSCIAITGFHQKLALLEAQPDFSLEVDHIGAMASHSFETLDDYFLEPERASIHVMAELRGDQFAMPAMEPLDRRKIFSVAELRNGVKLIGATYEAFGLKDSDFSAMGLLVIAFARNCRDDYYVEIGKQKFRSILRAQSELDPAELETLLVNEASDYATNTNAYQPFLDLEDRVVSNVNLLSRFLYAFKNVHLGSRRRFQIHAGFIFEDMVKRDLGRMGFTVTGIKRINRKEFDVVATRSGVIFNIQCKNNWIDLSKIEAERTLFVRYNRSLTNYYARALKKERGREHLLKQELGLDKVMHYVVSRFPVIGADPAVINYNQIDRLRFAGQAGA; encoded by the coding sequence ATGCGCGCGGTGCAGACGATATCGGGAGCTGAAGCGAGGGCGCTGATCGAAAGCCAGTTGGCTGCACACGGCAACGGCGTGCTCTCCATTCTCGCCCAATATCGGCGCGATGAGGCGGTGGCCGCATGGCATGAGACCATCCGAGCCGTGGAGGAGTTCATCAATCTGCCGAAATTCGGGATCCCCGACGATCGGCTCCGAGCCTGGTTGTGCGCGGTCCGACTGGACGATGCGTTTGTTGCAAACCCGGGCCCGACATGGCTGGCGGTGCGTCAGGCGCTCGCGCCGCATCTCGAGGCGCCAGTCATCTCTCGCTTCACTCGGATTATGCTCTACGCCGGCGCCATGGGGGCGGCCTTTGCCGCGCATGGTGTGGACGCTCGTAGTGCAGCCATCACGCTCGACACGGTTGGCAGGGCGGTCGACTATTTTCAGTCGCGGCGACGGCATTTCGTCTCGCTGCTTTACACCATGCCTTACGCATGCTCCGGCTCGCTCGTTCTCCAGCCCTACGACGCTCTGACCGTTCTCATGCCGCAGGTCGAGCATAGCTGCATCGCCATTACCGGCTTCCATCAAAAGCTTGCCCTGCTCGAGGCACAGCCGGATTTCAGTCTGGAGGTCGACCACATCGGCGCGATGGCGAGCCATAGCTTCGAGACCTTGGACGACTATTTTCTCGAACCGGAGCGCGCGTCGATCCATGTGATGGCTGAGTTGCGAGGCGACCAGTTCGCGATGCCCGCCATGGAGCCGCTGGATCGAAGGAAGATCTTTTCAGTTGCCGAATTGCGTAATGGCGTGAAACTGATCGGCGCGACCTACGAGGCCTTCGGGCTCAAGGACTCCGATTTTTCCGCCATGGGCCTGCTGGTGATCGCCTTCGCGCGGAATTGCCGCGACGATTATTACGTCGAGATCGGAAAGCAGAAGTTTCGCTCGATACTGCGTGCGCAGTCCGAGTTAGACCCCGCCGAGCTTGAGACGCTCCTCGTCAATGAGGCCTCGGATTATGCGACGAACACCAATGCCTATCAGCCGTTCCTGGACCTTGAGGATAGGGTCGTCTCGAACGTCAATCTTCTGTCGCGGTTCCTCTATGCGTTCAAGAATGTTCACCTGGGCAGCCGCCGGCGCTTCCAGATCCATGCGGGCTTCATATTCGAGGACATGGTGAAACGAGACCTTGGGCGCATGGGTTTTACCGTGACGGGCATCAAGCGGATCAATCGGAAGGAATTCGATGTTGTCGCCACGCGCAGCGGCGTCATCTTCAACATCCAGTGCAAGAATAACTGGATCGATCTCTCGAAGATTGAGGCTGAGCGCACGCTGTTCGTCAGATATAACCGGTCCCTGACGAACTACTATGCTCGCGCACTGAAGAAGGAGCGCGGCCGTGAACATCTACTGAAACAGGAACTGGGCTTGGACAAGGTCATGCATTACGTGGTCAGCCGATTTCCGGTGATCGGCGCGGACCCTGCGGTGATCAACTACAATCAGATCGATCGGCTTCGTTTCGCGGGCCAGGCGGGCGCATGA